Proteins co-encoded in one Marmota flaviventris isolate mMarFla1 chromosome 9, mMarFla1.hap1, whole genome shotgun sequence genomic window:
- the LOC114093548 gene encoding olfactory receptor 4C15-like, translated as MVQNLRYINLVKFVLLGISQNPAIQKIFFVVFLLVCIATVGGNELIIVTILCSPALLGCPMYFFLAVLSFLDACFSSVITQKMVVGFLYERKSISYKECIKQVFADHIFTEVEMIVLTTMAYDHYVAICKPLHYSSIINWRLCVILVGVSSTGGFLNSIMQILITFQVPFWGPNIIDHFMCDLYPLLELACTETRVLGLLVISNSGLICIINFCLLLVSYGIILFSLRTHSVEGRGKVLSTCGSHIAVVVLFFVLCIFIYARPHSSFPFDKMVAIFYTVLTPVLSPLIYTLRNKEVKNAMRKVQKRLVVVSHEK; from the coding sequence ATGGTGCAAAACCTAAGATACATAAATTTggttaaatttgttcttttgggGATTTCACAGAATCCTGctattcagaaaatattctttgttgtgtttttgttggtCTGCATTGCAACTGTTGGAGGCAACGAGCTGATTATAGTGACCATCCTCTGTAGCCCTGCACTGCTGGGCTGCCCCATGTACTTCTTCTTGGCTGTCCTGTCCTTCCTGGATGCCTGCTTCTCCTCTGTCATCACACAAAAGATGGTTGTGGGTTTCCTGTATGAGAGGAAATCCATCTCTTATAAAGAATGCATAAAGCAAGTGTTTGCTGATCACATTTTTACTGAGGTAGAGATGATTGTCCTCACAACAATGGCCTATGACCACTATGTGGCCATTTGCAAGCCCTTGCACTACTCTTCCATCATTAACTGGAGGCTCTGTGTCATTCTAGTGGGGGTGTCCTCGACAGGGGGCTTCTTGAATTCCATTATGCAGATTCTCATTACATTCCAGGTGCCCTTCTGGGGGCCGAACATCATTGATCACTTCATGTGTGACCTGTACCCATTACTGGAGCTGGCCTGCACTGAAACTCGTGTCCTAGGCCTTCTGGTGATCTCCAACAGTGGGTTAATCTGCATCATCAACTTCTGCTTGTTGCTGGTCTCCTATGGCATCATCTTGTTCTCCCTGAGAACTCACAGTGttgaagggagagggaaagtTCTGTCCACCTGTGGATCTCACATTGCTGTTGTGGTTTTGTTCTTTGTCctctgcatatttatatatgcaagacctcattcttccttcccctttgacAAAATGGTGGCAATATTTTACACCGTCCTGACTCCCGTGCTCAGTCCTTTGATTTATACTTTGAGGAATAAGGAAGTGAAAAATGCCATGAGGAAAGTGCAGAAGAGACTAGTGGTGGTTTcccatgaaaaatga